One segment of Vicia villosa cultivar HV-30 ecotype Madison, WI unplaced genomic scaffold, Vvil1.0 ctg.001041F_1_1, whole genome shotgun sequence DNA contains the following:
- the LOC131632842 gene encoding ACT domain-containing protein ACR1-like, which translates to MSDTYCTFITNEDIDDETELKSCEELESYYTKLNMSTENTTLEMSGMDRPGLLSEISAVLVEMGCNVTSTTAWTHNRRAACIIYVEEKSKPGPIKDPKRLAHVKEELETVVQARGVNGDRNNVRLRNFATGHTHTERRLHQLMYADKDYEGCRPCHGYSSGDHKRGCDGTHVSISRCKDRGYWVVNVICKDRPKLLFDTVCVLRDMHYVVFHAAISSKKSIANQEYFIRHKMNNLALQTEIEREKLVLCIIAAIERRVCHGNSDRVKL; encoded by the exons ATGTCAGATACG TATTGCACATTTATTACAAACGAGGACATAGACGATGAAACAGAGCTCAAAAGCTGCGAGGAATTAGAATCATATTACACGAAACTAAACATGTCGACGGAGAACACGACATTGGAGATGAGTGGGATGGATAGACCGGGTTTGTTATCAGAAATATCAGCAGTGTTGGTGGAAATGGGCTGTAATGTTACCTCAACAACGGCATGGACTCACAATCGAAGGGCAGCCTGCATAATTTACGTAGAAGAAAAATCCAAACCTGGGCCGATCAAGGACCCTAAGAGGTTAGCTCATGTAAAGGAAGAGCTGGAGACTGTTGTGCAGGCCCGTGGTGTCAATGGAGACAGAAACAATGTGAGGTTAAGAAACTTTGCCACCGGGCACACGCACACTGAAAGGCGGCTTCACCAGTTAATGTACGCTGACAAGGATTACGAGGGCTGTCGCCCTTGCCATGGATATAGTAGCGGAGATCACAAAAGGGGATGTGATGGGACTCATGTGTCTATTAGTAGATGCAAGGACAGAGGTTATTGGGTGGTGAACGTGATCTGTAAGGATCGTCCTAAATTGTTGTTCGATACAGTATGTGTTCTAAGGGACATGCATTATGTAGTGTTTCACGCCGCCATTAGTTCCAAGAAATCTATAGCCAATCAG GAGTACTTTATAAGGCACAAGATGAATAATTTAGCTCTTCAAACCGAAATCGAGAGGGAAAAGCTCGTCTTATGCATAATAGCAGCAATAGAGCGTAGAGTATGTCAT GGCAATAGTGATAGAGTAAAACTGTAG